One genomic window of Vespula pensylvanica isolate Volc-1 chromosome 12, ASM1446617v1, whole genome shotgun sequence includes the following:
- the LOC122633386 gene encoding uncharacterized protein C16C10.8 isoform X2: MVVFTCNHCGETLQKPRVAKHYQFQCRNKPYLTCVDCLKDFHEQEYVQHTKCITEAERYGGKNYVPKPTACKGERKQQEWLKIVNNVLETNKDLSNAEKSFLQALSKCENIPRKKVKFINFINNAFGFKTNKSVVESVWTKMEKAYQQAVDNNIKQEKIGENQNNENIFKESKCDKQDINNGLSDNNRIEELESSNRKKKSKKRKLSPSIRNAEESSITKKNNMDDLNVIPEPLNESQNENTLETTKFNWKNTILNIVSVKGEISLKKLQKRVRTQYTNHCQDEITDEKFINKFNKKLNKMTEIIVFEQKIRLA; the protein is encoded by the exons atggTTGTTTTTACTTGTAATCATTGCGGCGAGACTTTACAAAAACCACGTGTTGCAAAACACTATCAATTTCAGTGTCGTAATAAACCTTATTTAACGTGTGTGGATTGTTTAAAAGATTTTCA TGAACAGGAATATGTACAACATACAAAATGTATAACTGAGGCAGAACGATATGGTGGTAAAAACTATGTTCCAAAACCTACAGCTTGTAAGGGTGAACGTAAACAACAAGAATGgcttaaaattgtaaataatgtaCTTGAGACAAATAAGGATTTATCTAATgcagaaaaaagttttttacaAGCTTTGTCAAAATGTGAAAATATTCCTAGAAAGAAAgtcaaatttatcaattttattaataatgcatTTGGATTTAAAACAAACAAGTCAGTAGTTGAAAGTGTTTGgacaaaaatggaaaaagctTATCAACAGGCAGTAGATAATAAcataaagcaagaaaaaattgGAG AAAaccaaaataatgaaaatatattcaaagaaagtaaatgtgataaacaagatataaataatggaTTGTCTGACAATAATCGCATTGAGGAATTGGAATCttcaaacagaaaaaagaaatctaagaaaagaaaactttctcCATCAATAAGAAATGCAGAGGAATCTTCTAtcactaaaaaaaataatatggatGATCTGAATGTAATTCCAGAACCTTTAAATGAAAGTCAAAATGAGAATACATTGGAAACAACTAAATTTAATTGGAAAAatactattttaaatatagtaTCTGTGAAAGGTGAGATATCTTTAAAGAAACTGCAAAAAAGGGTACGCACACAATACACAAATCATTGTCAAGATGAAATAACAGATGAAAagttcattaataaatttaataagaaacttaataaaatgactgaaattattgtatttgaacaaaaaataagactagcataa
- the LOC122633387 gene encoding neural/ectodermal development factor IMP-L2 isoform X1, whose translation MKRFLTPSTLFLVIVLTNTIFGSPFSLIRLLTHNRAYGPGVNKASNRLDDEKNYENSISVDDSAATADINLQDYQQDWTKITKNPASSLTATVGNRIELQCEANGSPPPQILWLRGNDPEKQLTEFLSKSMADFEISSDGWKGLGQIVSKLVIECVTPNDQGLIYCASVAGKKMQLSSPTLLLVNGENGNSSCNGENKPTITLHSPMRFALIGSTVVLPCRATGKLRPYTYWLDNNAAVIHSSSNPRHKILRNGDLVIDPLEWTDMGSLTCYAKSDYKEDSVTTFLYPMVDEKKNF comes from the exons ATGAAACGATTCTTAACACCGTCTACTCTTTTCCTGGTCATCGTTTTGACGAATACCATCTTCGGAAGTCCTTTCTCACTAATTAGATTATTAACACATAATCGTGCTTACGGTCCTGGAGTTAACAAAGCTTCTAATCGTTTGGACGATGAAAAGAATTATGAGAATTCGATATCCGTCGATGATTCTGCTGCAACAGCAGACATTAATTTACAG gATTACCAACAGGATTGGACGAAAATTACGAAGAACCCTGCGAGTTCTTTAACTGCCACAGTCGG GAACCGAATCGAATTACAATGTGAAGCTAATGGCAGTCCACCGCCACAAATTCTTTGGTTGAGGGGAAACGATCCGGAAAAGCag CTAACCGAATTCTTGAGTAAAAGTATGGCGGATTTTGAGATTTCTTCTGACGGATGGAAAGGACTCGGTCAGATCGTTTCGAAACTCGTCATAGAATGTGTTACGCCAAACGATCAAGGTTTAATTTATTGCGCATCCGTAGCCGGCAAAAAAATGCAATTGTCCAGTCCAACCTTACTTTTGGTCAATG GAGAGAATGGAAATAGCAGTTGTAACGGCGAAAATAAACCCACGATAACTCTGCATTCACCGATGAGATTTGCTCTGATTGGATCTACGGTCGTTTTGCCATGTAGAGCTACAGGCAAGCTGAGACCTTATACGTATTGGTTGGACAATAACGCGGCGGTTATACATTCGTCTTCGAATCCACGACACAAGATCTTAAGAAACGGTGATTTAGTCATAGATCCACTCGAATGGACAGACATGGGAAGTTTGACCTGTTACGCGAAATCCGATTACAAGGAAGACAGTGTAACAACATTCCTGTATCCGATGGTA gacgaaaagaagaatttctgA
- the LOC122633383 gene encoding GTP-binding protein 2 isoform X2 codes for MESFLSLFDPEDDKNIIRSTWDDSETKENDVSDCENYSADEGQEEKLPPEPEQGNVEYKLKLINPSNQRFEHLVTQMKWRLREGHGEAIYQIGVEDNGRLTGLSKEELKASLKTLKEMASRLGATTCVLRERVAISKYKNVKEKQCDGERRVAEVLVKKLRKDDREDQASVVDLRLAVIGAQDAGKSTLLGVLTQGELDNGRGRARLNMLRHLHEIKTGRTSSISHEIIGFDNEGHVLNYAEMTTAEEICEHASKVVTFIDLAGYRKYLRTTVSGLTGYSPHYVILVIAPPMNEASQEHMALCLTLRLPFFIVLNKNDLGFCDTHDTLVQLENAIQAHGYSKQLLLYNINNDISQYYETDIIPVFTVSCVTGKGLGELTSFIRNLPPSETNPTDSDPESCLFQIDETFRVAGLTQPVLGGLLVKGAIAPGTRLLVGPLPDGKFSPVKVASIHRNKAPCCLVRASQSASLTLAPSTNHSPPLPHFRPGMVLVSVRDKPHATLFFQATVLIVYHATAIFSGFQTTVHVGNVRQTCIIEGLLVIQNTFMLECDFY; via the exons ATGGagtcatttttatcattattcgaCCCAGaggatgataaaaatattataagaagCACTTGGGATGACTCAGAAACTAAAGAAAATGATGTATCGGATTGTGAAAATTACAGTGCTGATGAAGGTCAAGAAGAAAAGTTACCACCAGAACCAGAGCAAGGCAATGttgaatataaattgaaattaataaatccaTCTAATCAACGATTCGAACATCTTGTTACACAAATGAAATGGAGGCTGAGAGAAGGTCATGGGGAAGCAATCTATCAAATTG GCGTTGAAGATAATGGAAGATTGACGGGCTTGTCAAAAGAAGAACTAAAGGCATCTCTTAAAACTTTAAAAGAAATGGCCTCTAGACTGGGTGCGACAACTTGTGTACTTCGTGAAAGAGTTgctatttctaaatataaaaatgttaaagaaaaacaatgcgACGGTGAGAGAAGAGTAGCTGAAGTTCTAGTGAAGAAGTTACGAAAAGATGATAGAGAGGATCAAGCGAGTGTTGTTGACTTGAGATTGGCAGTAATAGGTGCTCAGGATGCTGGAAAGTCAACTCTCTTAG GGGTATTAACGCAAGGTGAATTAGATAATGGTAGAGGGAGAGCAAGATTAAATATGTTACGGCATCttcatgaaataaaaacagGACGCACATCGTCGATTTCGCACGAAATTATCGGATTTGATAACGAAGGACATGTCTTAAATTACGCTGAAATGACAACAGCTGAAGAAATTTGCGAACATGCTTCGAAAGTTGTTACCTTTATAGACTTGGCTGGATATCGCAAATATTTAAGAACAACAGTTTCGGGATTAACAG GATATTCTCCTCATTATGTCATATTGGTGATTGCACCACCAATGAACGAAGCGTCACAAGAACATATGGCTCTTTGCTTGACATTAAGACTtccatttttcattgttttaaataaaaatgacctTGGGTTTTGTGATACTCATGATACCTTAGTTCAACTAGAAAATGCAATACAAGCACATGGTTACtctaaacaattattattatataatattaataacgatatatcaCAGTATTATGAAACAGATATTATACCAGTATTTACAGTTAGTTGTGTTACTGGAAAAGGATTAGGAGAATTAACATCATTTATTAGAAACTTACCACCATCTGAAACAAATCCTACGGATTCAGATCCAGAGTCGTGTTTATTCCAAATTGATGAAACATTTAG AGTTGCTGGTTTAACTCAACCTGTTTTGGGTGGCTTACTTGTAAAAGGTGCAATTGCACCCGGAACACGATTATTAGTAGGACCTTTACCTGATGGTAAATTTAGTCCTGTAAAAGTTGCTAGTATACATCGTAATAAAGCTCCTTGTTGTTTGGTACGAGCATCACAAAGTGCCAGTTTAACTTTGGCACCATCAACAAACCACAGTCCACCTCTACCACATTTTCGACCAGGCATGGTTTTAGTCTCTGTGCGAGATAAGCCACATgcaactttattttttcaa GCTACTGTATTAATTGTTTACCATGCTACTGCAATTTTTTCTGGTTTTCAAACTACTGTTCACGTAGGTAACGTAAGGCAAACCTGTATAATTGAAG GTTTGTTAGTCATCCAGAATACCTTCATGTTGGAATGCGACTTCTATTAA
- the LOC122633387 gene encoding neural/ectodermal development factor IMP-L2 isoform X2: protein MKRFLTPSTLFLVIVLTNTIFGSPFSLIRLLTHNRAYGPGVNKASNRLDDEKNYENSISVDDSAATADINLQDYQQDWTKITKNPASSLTATVGNRIELQCEANGSPPPQILWLRGNDPEKQLTEFLSKSMADFEISSDGWKGLGQIVSKLVIECVTPNDQGLIYCASVAGKKMQLSSPTLLLVNGENGNSSCNGENKPTITLHSPMRFALIGSTVVLPCRATGKLRPYTYWLDNNAAVIHSSSNPRHKILRNGDLVIDPLEWTDMGSLTCYAKSDYKEDSVTTFLYPMDEKKNF, encoded by the exons ATGAAACGATTCTTAACACCGTCTACTCTTTTCCTGGTCATCGTTTTGACGAATACCATCTTCGGAAGTCCTTTCTCACTAATTAGATTATTAACACATAATCGTGCTTACGGTCCTGGAGTTAACAAAGCTTCTAATCGTTTGGACGATGAAAAGAATTATGAGAATTCGATATCCGTCGATGATTCTGCTGCAACAGCAGACATTAATTTACAG gATTACCAACAGGATTGGACGAAAATTACGAAGAACCCTGCGAGTTCTTTAACTGCCACAGTCGG GAACCGAATCGAATTACAATGTGAAGCTAATGGCAGTCCACCGCCACAAATTCTTTGGTTGAGGGGAAACGATCCGGAAAAGCag CTAACCGAATTCTTGAGTAAAAGTATGGCGGATTTTGAGATTTCTTCTGACGGATGGAAAGGACTCGGTCAGATCGTTTCGAAACTCGTCATAGAATGTGTTACGCCAAACGATCAAGGTTTAATTTATTGCGCATCCGTAGCCGGCAAAAAAATGCAATTGTCCAGTCCAACCTTACTTTTGGTCAATG GAGAGAATGGAAATAGCAGTTGTAACGGCGAAAATAAACCCACGATAACTCTGCATTCACCGATGAGATTTGCTCTGATTGGATCTACGGTCGTTTTGCCATGTAGAGCTACAGGCAAGCTGAGACCTTATACGTATTGGTTGGACAATAACGCGGCGGTTATACATTCGTCTTCGAATCCACGACACAAGATCTTAAGAAACGGTGATTTAGTCATAGATCCACTCGAATGGACAGACATGGGAAGTTTGACCTGTTACGCGAAATCCGATTACAAGGAAGACAGTGTAACAACATTCCTGTATCCGATG gacgaaaagaagaatttctgA
- the LOC122633386 gene encoding cell growth-regulating nucleolar protein isoform X1, translated as MVVFTCNHCGETLQKPRVAKHYQFQCRNKPYLTCVDCLKDFHEQEYVQHTKCITEAERYGGKNYVPKPTACKGERKQQEWLKIVNNVLETNKDLSNAEKSFLQALSKCENIPRKKVKFINFINNAFGFKTNKSVVESVWTKMEKAYQQAVDNNIKQEKIGEPNSNHKIEIHMEENKNLKNNLDNNIAENQNNENIFKESKCDKQDINNGLSDNNRIEELESSNRKKKSKKRKLSPSIRNAEESSITKKNNMDDLNVIPEPLNESQNENTLETTKFNWKNTILNIVSVKGEISLKKLQKRVRTQYTNHCQDEITDEKFINKFNKKLNKMTEIIVFEQKIRLA; from the exons atggTTGTTTTTACTTGTAATCATTGCGGCGAGACTTTACAAAAACCACGTGTTGCAAAACACTATCAATTTCAGTGTCGTAATAAACCTTATTTAACGTGTGTGGATTGTTTAAAAGATTTTCA TGAACAGGAATATGTACAACATACAAAATGTATAACTGAGGCAGAACGATATGGTGGTAAAAACTATGTTCCAAAACCTACAGCTTGTAAGGGTGAACGTAAACAACAAGAATGgcttaaaattgtaaataatgtaCTTGAGACAAATAAGGATTTATCTAATgcagaaaaaagttttttacaAGCTTTGTCAAAATGTGAAAATATTCCTAGAAAGAAAgtcaaatttatcaattttattaataatgcatTTGGATTTAAAACAAACAAGTCAGTAGTTGAAAGTGTTTGgacaaaaatggaaaaagctTATCAACAGGCAGTAGATAATAAcataaagcaagaaaaaattgGAG AGCCTAATAGTAatcataaaatagaaattcatatggaagaaaacaaaaatttgaagaataatTTGGATAATAATATTGCAGAAAaccaaaataatgaaaatatattcaaagaaagtaaatgtgataaacaagatataaataatggaTTGTCTGACAATAATCGCATTGAGGAATTGGAATCttcaaacagaaaaaagaaatctaagaaaagaaaactttctcCATCAATAAGAAATGCAGAGGAATCTTCTAtcactaaaaaaaataatatggatGATCTGAATGTAATTCCAGAACCTTTAAATGAAAGTCAAAATGAGAATACATTGGAAACAACTAAATTTAATTGGAAAAatactattttaaatatagtaTCTGTGAAAGGTGAGATATCTTTAAAGAAACTGCAAAAAAGGGTACGCACACAATACACAAATCATTGTCAAGATGAAATAACAGATGAAAagttcattaataaatttaataagaaacttaataaaatgactgaaattattgtatttgaacaaaaaataagactagcataa
- the LOC122633383 gene encoding GTP-binding protein 2 isoform X1: MESFLSLFDPEDDKNIIRSTWDDSETKENDVSDCENYSADEGQEEKLPPEPEQGNVEYKLKLINPSNQRFEHLVTQMKWRLREGHGEAIYQIGVEDNGRLTGLSKEELKASLKTLKEMASRLGATTCVLRERVAISKYKNVKEKQCDGERRVAEVLVKKLRKDDREDQASVVDLRLAVIGAQDAGKSTLLGVLTQGELDNGRGRARLNMLRHLHEIKTGRTSSISHEIIGFDNEGHVLNYAEMTTAEEICEHASKVVTFIDLAGYRKYLRTTVSGLTGYSPHYVILVIAPPMNEASQEHMALCLTLRLPFFIVLNKNDLGFCDTHDTLVQLENAIQAHGYSKQLLLYNINNDISQYYETDIIPVFTVSCVTGKGLGELTSFIRNLPPSETNPTDSDPESCLFQIDETFRVAGLTQPVLGGLLVKGAIAPGTRLLVGPLPDGKFSPVKVASIHRNKAPCCLVRASQSASLTLAPSTNHSPPLPHFRPGMVLVSVRDKPHATLFFQATVLIVYHATAIFSGFQTTVHVGNVRQTCIIEGIMDMKDRGLQTNDTASILFRFVSHPEYLHVGMRLLLREGRTKGIGKITQTFPLIGSQHTIQ; encoded by the exons ATGGagtcatttttatcattattcgaCCCAGaggatgataaaaatattataagaagCACTTGGGATGACTCAGAAACTAAAGAAAATGATGTATCGGATTGTGAAAATTACAGTGCTGATGAAGGTCAAGAAGAAAAGTTACCACCAGAACCAGAGCAAGGCAATGttgaatataaattgaaattaataaatccaTCTAATCAACGATTCGAACATCTTGTTACACAAATGAAATGGAGGCTGAGAGAAGGTCATGGGGAAGCAATCTATCAAATTG GCGTTGAAGATAATGGAAGATTGACGGGCTTGTCAAAAGAAGAACTAAAGGCATCTCTTAAAACTTTAAAAGAAATGGCCTCTAGACTGGGTGCGACAACTTGTGTACTTCGTGAAAGAGTTgctatttctaaatataaaaatgttaaagaaaaacaatgcgACGGTGAGAGAAGAGTAGCTGAAGTTCTAGTGAAGAAGTTACGAAAAGATGATAGAGAGGATCAAGCGAGTGTTGTTGACTTGAGATTGGCAGTAATAGGTGCTCAGGATGCTGGAAAGTCAACTCTCTTAG GGGTATTAACGCAAGGTGAATTAGATAATGGTAGAGGGAGAGCAAGATTAAATATGTTACGGCATCttcatgaaataaaaacagGACGCACATCGTCGATTTCGCACGAAATTATCGGATTTGATAACGAAGGACATGTCTTAAATTACGCTGAAATGACAACAGCTGAAGAAATTTGCGAACATGCTTCGAAAGTTGTTACCTTTATAGACTTGGCTGGATATCGCAAATATTTAAGAACAACAGTTTCGGGATTAACAG GATATTCTCCTCATTATGTCATATTGGTGATTGCACCACCAATGAACGAAGCGTCACAAGAACATATGGCTCTTTGCTTGACATTAAGACTtccatttttcattgttttaaataaaaatgacctTGGGTTTTGTGATACTCATGATACCTTAGTTCAACTAGAAAATGCAATACAAGCACATGGTTACtctaaacaattattattatataatattaataacgatatatcaCAGTATTATGAAACAGATATTATACCAGTATTTACAGTTAGTTGTGTTACTGGAAAAGGATTAGGAGAATTAACATCATTTATTAGAAACTTACCACCATCTGAAACAAATCCTACGGATTCAGATCCAGAGTCGTGTTTATTCCAAATTGATGAAACATTTAG AGTTGCTGGTTTAACTCAACCTGTTTTGGGTGGCTTACTTGTAAAAGGTGCAATTGCACCCGGAACACGATTATTAGTAGGACCTTTACCTGATGGTAAATTTAGTCCTGTAAAAGTTGCTAGTATACATCGTAATAAAGCTCCTTGTTGTTTGGTACGAGCATCACAAAGTGCCAGTTTAACTTTGGCACCATCAACAAACCACAGTCCACCTCTACCACATTTTCGACCAGGCATGGTTTTAGTCTCTGTGCGAGATAAGCCACATgcaactttattttttcaa GCTACTGTATTAATTGTTTACCATGCTACTGCAATTTTTTCTGGTTTTCAAACTACTGTTCACGTAGGTAACGTAAGGCAAACCTGTATAATTGAAGGTATAATGGATATGAAAGACAGAGGTTTACAGACAAATGACACAGCGTCTATATTATTTAGGTTTGTTAGTCATCCAGAATACCTTCATGTTGGAATGCGACTTCTATTAAGAGAGGGTCGTACCAAAGGAATTGGTAAAATCACACAAACTTTTCCTTTAATTGGTTCCCAACATACTAtacaataa
- the LOC122633383 gene encoding GTP-binding protein 2 isoform X3, whose protein sequence is MESFLSLFDPEDDKNIIRSTWDDSETKENDVSDCENYSADEGQEEKLPPEPEQGNVEYKLKLINPSNQRFEHLVTQMKWRLREGHGEAIYQIGVEDNGRLTGLSKEELKASLKTLKEMASRLGATTCVLRERVAISKYKNVKEKQCDGERRVAEVLVKKLRKDDREDQASVVDLRLAVIGAQDAGKSTLLGVLTQGELDNGRGRARLNMLRHLHEIKTGRTSSISHEIIGFDNEGHVLNYAEMTTAEEICEHASKVVTFIDLAGYRKYLRTTVSGLTGYSPHYVILVIAPPMNEASQEHMALCLTLRLPFFIVLNKNDLGFCDTHDTLVQLENAIQAHGYSKQLLLYNINNDISQYYETDIIPVFTVSCVTGKGLGELTSFIRNLPPSETNPTDSDPESCLFQIDETFRVAGLTQPVLGGLLVKGAIAPGTRLLVGPLPDGKFSPVKVASIHRNKAPCCLVRASQSASLTLAPSTNHSPPLPHFRPGMVLVSVRDKPHATLFFQATVLIVYHATAIFSGFQTTVHVGLLVIQNTFMLECDFY, encoded by the exons ATGGagtcatttttatcattattcgaCCCAGaggatgataaaaatattataagaagCACTTGGGATGACTCAGAAACTAAAGAAAATGATGTATCGGATTGTGAAAATTACAGTGCTGATGAAGGTCAAGAAGAAAAGTTACCACCAGAACCAGAGCAAGGCAATGttgaatataaattgaaattaataaatccaTCTAATCAACGATTCGAACATCTTGTTACACAAATGAAATGGAGGCTGAGAGAAGGTCATGGGGAAGCAATCTATCAAATTG GCGTTGAAGATAATGGAAGATTGACGGGCTTGTCAAAAGAAGAACTAAAGGCATCTCTTAAAACTTTAAAAGAAATGGCCTCTAGACTGGGTGCGACAACTTGTGTACTTCGTGAAAGAGTTgctatttctaaatataaaaatgttaaagaaaaacaatgcgACGGTGAGAGAAGAGTAGCTGAAGTTCTAGTGAAGAAGTTACGAAAAGATGATAGAGAGGATCAAGCGAGTGTTGTTGACTTGAGATTGGCAGTAATAGGTGCTCAGGATGCTGGAAAGTCAACTCTCTTAG GGGTATTAACGCAAGGTGAATTAGATAATGGTAGAGGGAGAGCAAGATTAAATATGTTACGGCATCttcatgaaataaaaacagGACGCACATCGTCGATTTCGCACGAAATTATCGGATTTGATAACGAAGGACATGTCTTAAATTACGCTGAAATGACAACAGCTGAAGAAATTTGCGAACATGCTTCGAAAGTTGTTACCTTTATAGACTTGGCTGGATATCGCAAATATTTAAGAACAACAGTTTCGGGATTAACAG GATATTCTCCTCATTATGTCATATTGGTGATTGCACCACCAATGAACGAAGCGTCACAAGAACATATGGCTCTTTGCTTGACATTAAGACTtccatttttcattgttttaaataaaaatgacctTGGGTTTTGTGATACTCATGATACCTTAGTTCAACTAGAAAATGCAATACAAGCACATGGTTACtctaaacaattattattatataatattaataacgatatatcaCAGTATTATGAAACAGATATTATACCAGTATTTACAGTTAGTTGTGTTACTGGAAAAGGATTAGGAGAATTAACATCATTTATTAGAAACTTACCACCATCTGAAACAAATCCTACGGATTCAGATCCAGAGTCGTGTTTATTCCAAATTGATGAAACATTTAG AGTTGCTGGTTTAACTCAACCTGTTTTGGGTGGCTTACTTGTAAAAGGTGCAATTGCACCCGGAACACGATTATTAGTAGGACCTTTACCTGATGGTAAATTTAGTCCTGTAAAAGTTGCTAGTATACATCGTAATAAAGCTCCTTGTTGTTTGGTACGAGCATCACAAAGTGCCAGTTTAACTTTGGCACCATCAACAAACCACAGTCCACCTCTACCACATTTTCGACCAGGCATGGTTTTAGTCTCTGTGCGAGATAAGCCACATgcaactttattttttcaa GCTACTGTATTAATTGTTTACCATGCTACTGCAATTTTTTCTGGTTTTCAAACTACTGTTCACGTAG GTTTGTTAGTCATCCAGAATACCTTCATGTTGGAATGCGACTTCTATTAA